A genome region from Panthera leo isolate Ple1 chromosome A2, P.leo_Ple1_pat1.1, whole genome shotgun sequence includes the following:
- the NFILZ gene encoding NFIL3 like protein has protein sequence MDVGLSSLPVVSQGCSKTLRGARGRGPAIRRQREFMPEEKKDTVYWEKRRKNNEAAKRSREKRRLNDAALEGRLAVLLEENALLRAELWTLRHRFGLLPSVAGSRALPLQAMLWEAPWTGDPCSRAEPLPSLSGSRGCFLRPCALDTGVPGCGGCLVAHKWTGLAPSPRCPQDPAPPAPKRMDMALQAALPAALFSCHLLDGHGGTRPELRPFWRLWSPMPTGYQASGPSDVLLTPSADPMGLPPGVAYPVPGNDSEGQPSLPHKLRIKSQALGRVPPGWADGRGPL, from the coding sequence ATGGACGTGGGTCTCTCCAGCCTGCCAGTTGTATCTCAGGGTTGCAGCAAGACCCTGCGGGGAGCACGCGGCAGGGGTCCGGCCATCCGGAGGCAGCGGGAGTTCATGCCGGAAGAGAAGAAGGACACAGTTTACTGGGAGAAGCGGAGGAAGAACAACGAAGCCGCCAAGAGGTCCCGGGAAAAGCGGCGTCTCAATGACGCGGCCCTCGAGGGCAGGCTAGCCGTGCTGCTGGAGGAAAACGCTCTGCTCAGGGCTGAGCTGTGGACACTGAGGCATCGCTTTGGCCTTCTGCCCTCCGTCGCTGGCTCCCGGGCCCTGCCCCTGCAGGCCATGCTATGGGAGGCCCCCTGGACTGGGGACCCCTGCTCTAGGGCcgaacccctcccctccctctctggctcccGTGGCTGCTTTTTGAGGCCATGCGCCCTGGACACTGGGGTTCCGGGATGCGGGGGCTGTCTGGTGGCTCACAAGTGGACTGgtctggccccctcccccaggtgcccccaggaccctgcgccccctgcccccaagagAATGGACATGGCCTTGCAGGCTGCCCTCCCAGCTGCCTTATTCAGTTGTCACCTCCTGGATGGGCATGGGGGGACCAGACCGGAGCTCAGGCCCTTCTGGAGGCTGTGGTCACCCATGCCCACTGGTTACCAGGCTTCGGGGCCCTCAGATGTGTTGCTCACACCCTCTGCTGACCCGATGGGGCTGCCTCCCGGGGTGGCCTATCCTGTCCCAGGGAACGACTCTGAGGGtcagccctccctgccccacaaaCTGCGCATCAAGTCCCAAGCCTTGGGCAGAGTGCCTCCAGGGTGGGCGGATGGCCGGGGCCCCCTCTGA